AAGCAGTGGACCTACTTCGCGGACGCGTACGCCGCGGGGCTGCTCGTGCTCGCGATTTCGGGCCTCTTCATGATCCCGGGCAAGAAGGGGCTCCTCGGGCGCGGCGCGGTGCTCGTGGCCGTCGGGATCGCCGTCCCCGTGCTCTACGTCGTGCTCTCGGGCGGCCCCTGACACGATCACGAAAGGGCCAGCCCCTGGTGGAGCCGGCCCTCGCGCGGAGCCCCTCGATGGTTGCAGAGTACAGCCAGCGTTCAGGCTGCTAGCTCACCACGGGAACCACTCGCGGGGGATCTTCTGCCAGGCGGTGGGGCGGCGCGGATCGCCCTCGGGGAGCACGAGCGAGCCGACGAACTCGGCGTGCTCGTAGACGCTGCCGATCGAGCGCGAGATGCTGTCGAGGTCCGTGTCGCTCACGACGCCGTTGCTCGTGGCCTTGTAGAACTGCACCGTGACGCGCACCGGGAACCGCGTGTCGCGTTCGAGCTTGAGGCCGCGCGCTTCGTCGAATTTCCCGAGGTTCGGGCCATGTCCGAGCACAGCCTGCTCGACGTCGCTCCTCCTCCGCCCGGCGCCCTCGTCCTCTTGCATGGGGGCGGCCGCGGCGGGTGCGCCCTTCGCCGCCCCACCGAGTTGCCCGAACCCACCGCCTCCCGGGCCCCAGCCCCCGCGGTTGGGCCGCGGAGCCTGAACGAGCGGCACCTGAACGAGGAAGAGCACGTCGGCGCCCTTCGCGAGGGCCGATTTGTCGTCTTCGGTCTTCGGGCCACCTTGGGCGGCGATGCGGCCTTCGACGTCTGATTTTCGCTCGCCGGTGAACGCGGCGCGCTGCCCGCCGTTGTTGAAGTAGAGCTCCTGGCCCCAGCCGACCGCCGTGGCCTCTTCGCCCCGGTTCTCGACGACCTGGATGCTCGTCCCCTGGCGCGTCACCAAGATCGAGAGCACCGCGGGCGAGCCCGGGAACGACTGGTAGTTGAAGAGCACCGGGTTGAACTCCACCTTGCCGGTCTTCGGGATGGGGAGGAACACGGCCTGCGCGCTCACGAGGAAGTGCGAGTCGCGCGCGGCGAGCAGGTTGCCCGAGCCGAGCAGGTTCGAAGGCGCGGTCATGAACTTGCGAACGTCGCGGAGCACGTCCGAGAGCGGCACCGACGAGAGCGCGCTCCCCTCACGCTGGTTGCCCACGCGAACGAAGAACTTGTCGGCGGGGACGTCTCCCGTGCGGTCGGAGAAGTTCGGGAAGCGCATCACCGGCATGACCGCCCCGGTGAAGCCGCGCTCGTCGCGCATGCGCACCTGGAGCGAGAGATCGGAGATGTTCGGGCCGACCGAGGAGCCCACCGAGCGCCCCGTGTCCTCCCACGCGACGTTCACGACCGAGAGCCCGCGCCGCGAGACCCGCTGCGTGAGCTCGGAGTCGTTCGGCATGCCGACGACCTTGTTCACCGTGGCGCGGAGCTCTTCTTGGGCCGTGCGGTCGCGGATGCCCCACTCGCCCGGCTCGGGCTTCGGTCCGTCGTTCGTGGCGAGCGGCATCGCGCTGCCAGGTGCTCCCGTGGTGGGCGGCGCCTGGACCACGATGATTTTCTCGCGGGTGCACGCGGCGAAGAGGGTGACCGAGAGCAGAGCCGCGAGGCCAAGTGTCCTGAACATTTGAGAAATCCTAGGGTTGGGCGCCCTCCGCCGTGCGTAGCCGGGGGAGCGGGAGTGTGCAGGATACGACGCACGACGATCGCGTTGGATCTCCCGTTGACCGCGCGAAACGCAGGGTGTCTCTTTCTAGCCCATGTCCACGACCCTCCAAGGCAAGACCCTCTTCATCACCGGCGCGAGCCGTGGCATCGGCAAAGCCATCGGCCTCCGCGCGGCGCGCGACGGCGCCAACGTCGTCATCGCGGCCAAGACGGCCGAGCCCCACCCGAAGCTCCCCGGCACGATCTACACGGCCGCCGAAGAGATCGAGAAGGCGGGCGGGAAAGCGCTCCCGTGCCTCGTCGACGTGCGAGACGAGGACCAGGTGAAGGCCGCCGTGAAGAAGGCGGTCGACACGTTCGGTGGCATCGACGTCCTCGTGAACAACGCGAGCGCCATCAGCCTCACGGGCACGCTCGAGACGCCCATGAAGCGCTTCGATCTCATGCACCAGATCAACACGCGCGGCACGTTCCTCTGCTCGCAGGCGTGCATCCCGTACCTCGAGAAGGCCGAGAACCCGCACATCTTGAACCTCGCGCCGCCGCTGAAGAGCATCACCGAGGCCAAGTGGTTCGGGCCTCACGTGGCCTACACCATGGCGAAGTTCGGCATGACCTTGTGCGTGCTCGGCATGGCCGAGGAGCTTCGCTCCAAGAAGATCGCGGTGAACGCCCTCTGGCCGCGCACCGTGATCGCCACGGCCGCCGTGCAGAACCTGGTCGGCGGCGACGACGTCATGAAGGGGAGCCGGGCGCCCGAGATCATGGCCGACGCGGCGTACGTGGTGCTCACCCGCAAGAGCACGGACGCGG
The sequence above is a segment of the Myxococcales bacterium genome. Coding sequences within it:
- a CDS encoding NAD(P)-dependent oxidoreductase is translated as MSTTLQGKTLFITGASRGIGKAIGLRAARDGANVVIAAKTAEPHPKLPGTIYTAAEEIEKAGGKALPCLVDVRDEDQVKAAVKKAVDTFGGIDVLVNNASAISLTGTLETPMKRFDLMHQINTRGTFLCSQACIPYLEKAENPHILNLAPPLKSITEAKWFGPHVAYTMAKFGMTLCVLGMAEELRSKKIAVNALWPRTVIATAAVQNLVGGDDVMKGSRAPEIMADAAYVVLTRKSTDAGNTGQYFIDDEVLASAGVTNLDGYQSVPGTDLIPDFFV